The Thioalkalivibrio sulfidiphilus HL-EbGr7 genome includes a window with the following:
- a CDS encoding HDOD domain-containing protein, translating to MSSGKDSKEIVDDFVGKLKADLQNNGIQIPTLPDLSLQALFTINRDDSSIDDVTAVVARDTAMATRLVRYANSPAYRGLTRCATIKSAITRLGLQKTKNILLTMSMKEVFKTGHRSIKERMEQLWEHSMEVAALSMLISLRHRHLDGEVALLAGLVHDIGVIPILNKAKDVDEIVQNDEQLGMIIASLHGAVGKAVLKAWNFEPDLIAVVAEHENLKRDPGDDVPVDYVDVVQAANVESYQATRHRLGRINRLHIPAYRRLGYTAEDPDLHWDQSMKGMELVSRIFL from the coding sequence GTGAGCAGCGGGAAAGATAGCAAAGAAATCGTCGATGACTTCGTGGGGAAGCTCAAGGCTGACCTGCAGAACAACGGCATTCAGATTCCGACCCTGCCCGACCTCTCCCTCCAGGCCCTGTTCACCATCAACCGGGACGACAGCTCCATCGACGACGTCACCGCCGTGGTGGCCCGGGATACGGCCATGGCCACCCGCCTGGTGCGCTATGCCAACAGCCCCGCCTACCGGGGCCTGACCCGCTGTGCCACCATCAAGTCCGCCATCACCCGCCTGGGCCTGCAGAAGACCAAGAACATCCTCCTGACCATGTCCATGAAGGAGGTGTTCAAGACCGGTCACCGCAGCATCAAGGAGCGCATGGAACAGCTCTGGGAGCACAGCATGGAGGTGGCCGCGCTCAGCATGCTCATCTCCCTGCGCCACCGCCACCTGGACGGCGAGGTGGCCCTGCTGGCAGGCCTGGTGCACGACATCGGCGTGATCCCCATCCTCAACAAGGCCAAGGATGTGGACGAGATCGTTCAGAATGACGAACAGCTCGGCATGATCATCGCCTCCCTACACGGCGCGGTGGGCAAGGCAGTGCTCAAGGCCTGGAACTTCGAACCCGACCTGATCGCGGTGGTCGCGGAACACGAAAACCTCAAGCGCGACCCGGGCGACGACGTACCGGTGGACTACGTGGACGTGGTCCAGGCCGCCAACGTCGAGAGCTACCAGGCCACCCGCCACCGCCTGGGACGCATCAACCGCCTGCACATCCCCGCCTACCGCCGCCTCGGCTACACCGCCGAGGACCCCGATCTGCATTGGGACCAGAGCATGAAGGGCATGGAGTTGGTAAGCAGAATATTCCTGTGA
- the guaA gene encoding glutamine-hydrolyzing GMP synthase: MNIHSHRILILDFGSQYTQLIARRVRECGVYSEIHPWDMNPEALRAFAPSGIILSGGPESVNMDNPPRAHELVFELGVPVLGICYGMQTMAAQLGGRVESADHREFGYAQVRARGHTRLLKDIEDHTTPEGYGLLDVWMSHGDRVTEMPEGFKLMASTDAAPIAGMADEARRFYGVQFHPEVTHTRQGMRILSRFVHEICGCESLWTAENIIDDMTARVREQVGDDQVILGLSGGVDSSVVGALLHKAIGDQLTCVFVDTGLLRLHEGDQVMATFAKHMGVKVIRVDAEERFLKALAGVTDPEAKRKIIGGLFVEVFDEEAGKLSNAKWLAQGTIYPDVIESAGSKTGKAHVIKSHHNVGGLPEHMKMGLVEPLRELFKDEVRKIGVELGLPSEMVYRHPFPGPGLGVRILGEVKKEYADLLRKADHIFIEELRKAELYDQVSQAFVVFLPVKSVGVMGDGRKYDYVVSLRAVETIDFMTARWAHLPYEFLDTVSRRIINEVNGISRVTYDISGKPPATIEWE; the protein is encoded by the coding sequence ATGAACATCCATTCCCACCGCATCCTGATCCTCGACTTCGGTTCCCAGTACACCCAGCTGATCGCCCGCCGGGTGCGTGAGTGCGGGGTCTATTCCGAGATCCATCCCTGGGACATGAACCCGGAGGCCCTGCGCGCGTTCGCGCCCAGCGGCATTATCCTCTCCGGCGGCCCCGAGTCGGTGAACATGGACAACCCGCCCCGGGCCCACGAGCTGGTGTTCGAGCTGGGCGTGCCGGTGCTGGGCATCTGCTACGGCATGCAGACCATGGCTGCCCAGCTGGGCGGCCGGGTGGAGAGCGCCGATCACCGGGAGTTCGGCTACGCCCAGGTACGTGCCCGGGGCCACACCCGCCTGCTCAAGGACATCGAGGATCACACCACCCCGGAGGGCTACGGCCTGCTGGACGTGTGGATGTCCCACGGCGACCGGGTCACCGAGATGCCGGAAGGCTTCAAGCTCATGGCCTCCACGGACGCCGCGCCCATCGCCGGCATGGCCGACGAGGCGCGGCGCTTCTACGGCGTGCAGTTTCATCCCGAGGTTACCCACACGCGCCAGGGCATGCGCATCCTGTCGCGCTTCGTGCACGAGATCTGCGGCTGCGAAAGCCTGTGGACCGCCGAGAACATCATCGACGACATGACCGCCCGGGTGCGCGAACAGGTGGGCGATGACCAGGTGATCCTGGGCCTGTCCGGTGGCGTGGATTCCTCGGTGGTGGGCGCGCTGCTGCACAAGGCCATCGGCGATCAGCTCACCTGCGTGTTCGTGGACACCGGTCTGCTGCGCCTGCACGAGGGCGACCAGGTGATGGCCACCTTCGCCAAGCACATGGGCGTGAAGGTCATCCGCGTGGACGCCGAGGAGCGCTTCCTGAAGGCACTTGCCGGTGTCACCGACCCGGAGGCCAAGCGCAAGATCATCGGCGGCCTGTTCGTGGAGGTGTTCGACGAGGAGGCCGGCAAGCTTTCCAACGCCAAGTGGCTGGCCCAGGGCACCATCTACCCGGACGTGATCGAGTCCGCCGGCTCCAAGACCGGCAAGGCCCACGTGATCAAGTCCCACCACAACGTGGGCGGCCTGCCCGAGCACATGAAGATGGGCCTGGTGGAGCCGCTGCGGGAGCTGTTCAAGGACGAGGTGCGCAAGATCGGCGTCGAGCTGGGCTTGCCCAGCGAGATGGTCTACCGCCATCCCTTCCCGGGCCCGGGCCTCGGCGTGCGCATCCTCGGCGAGGTGAAGAAGGAATACGCCGACCTGCTGCGCAAGGCCGACCACATCTTCATCGAGGAACTGCGCAAGGCGGAACTCTACGACCAGGTCTCCCAGGCCTTCGTGGTGTTCCTGCCGGTCAAGTCCGTGGGCGTGATGGGCGACGGGCGCAAATACGACTACGTGGTGTCCCTGCGCGCCGTGGAGACCATCGACTTCATGACCGCCCGCTGGGCACACCTGCCCTACGAGTTCCTGGACACCGTGTCCCGGCGCATCATCAACGAGGTGAACGGGATCTCCCGGGTGACCTACGACATTTCCGGCAAGCCGCCGGCGACGATCGAGTGGGAATGA
- the tadA gene encoding tRNA adenosine(34) deaminase TadA, whose product MTDKLSKPSDEDQHWMRHALELAARAEAAGEVPVGAVLVRDGELLGEGCNGPIAAHDPTAHAEIAALRAAAARVGNYRLPGATLYVTLEPCPMCVGAMIHARVARLVYGAADPKTGAVGGALDLLGHPSHNHRIEVTGGVLAETCAEQLRAFFRTRRQSRTQ is encoded by the coding sequence TTGACCGACAAACTGTCCAAACCCAGTGACGAAGACCAGCACTGGATGCGCCATGCCCTGGAACTGGCGGCCCGGGCCGAGGCGGCCGGCGAGGTGCCCGTGGGTGCCGTCCTGGTGCGCGACGGCGAACTGCTGGGGGAGGGCTGCAACGGCCCCATCGCCGCCCACGATCCCACCGCCCATGCGGAGATCGCGGCCCTGCGCGCGGCGGCGGCCCGGGTGGGCAACTACCGTCTGCCCGGGGCCACGCTCTATGTGACCCTGGAGCCTTGTCCCATGTGCGTTGGGGCCATGATCCATGCCCGGGTGGCGCGCCTGGTGTACGGTGCCGCCGATCCCAAGACCGGCGCCGTCGGCGGTGCCCTGGACCTGCTGGGGCATCCCAGTCACAACCACCGCATCGAGGTCACGGGGGGCGTGCTGGCCGAGACCTGCGCCGAGCAGTTGCGGGCCTTCTTCCGGACCCGGCGGCAGAGCCGTACTCAGTAG
- a CDS encoding IS5 family transposase, producing MSQLTFAEAEYENKKHKTRRELFLERMEGLIPWKRLEKKIIRYYAKAGPQGGRPAYPLPTMLRVHCLQLFYNLSDPGLEDALYEVESMRRFAGLKLDRIPDETTILNFRRLLERHNLAAKLFKEINQTLAEQGLMLKEGTIVDASILSAPSSTKNASGERDPEMHQTKKGNAWHFGMKVHVGVDDTLGLIHSLETTPANEADINVADKLLHGEEKVVWADAGYQGIERREEHQDRRVDWRIAMRPGKRAALPKRSPLHKIEKNKASMRAKVEHVFQRIKQMFGYAKVRYRGLAKNTSRLYLLAGFTNLLRAEPYMLA from the coding sequence ATGAGCCAGCTGACTTTCGCAGAAGCCGAATACGAGAACAAGAAGCACAAGACCCGGCGTGAGTTGTTCCTGGAGCGGATGGAAGGGCTGATTCCGTGGAAGCGGCTGGAGAAGAAGATCATTCGCTACTACGCCAAGGCCGGTCCGCAGGGCGGTCGGCCTGCCTACCCGTTGCCGACCATGCTACGCGTGCACTGCCTGCAGTTGTTCTACAACCTGAGTGATCCGGGGCTGGAGGACGCGCTGTACGAAGTGGAGTCGATGCGCCGCTTCGCCGGCTTGAAGTTGGACCGGATCCCCGATGAGACGACGATCCTGAACTTTCGACGCCTGCTGGAACGCCACAACCTGGCAGCGAAGCTGTTCAAGGAGATCAACCAGACTCTGGCTGAGCAGGGCTTGATGCTGAAGGAGGGCACGATCGTGGATGCCAGCATTCTGTCGGCGCCGAGTTCGACCAAGAATGCGTCTGGCGAGCGCGATCCGGAGATGCACCAGACCAAGAAGGGCAACGCCTGGCATTTCGGCATGAAGGTGCATGTGGGCGTGGATGACACGCTGGGCCTGATCCACAGCCTGGAGACGACGCCCGCCAATGAAGCCGATATCAACGTGGCCGACAAACTGCTGCATGGTGAGGAAAAAGTGGTGTGGGCCGATGCCGGCTATCAGGGCATCGAGAGGCGCGAAGAGCATCAAGATCGCCGGGTGGACTGGCGCATCGCGATGCGGCCAGGCAAGCGCGCGGCGCTGCCGAAGAGATCGCCCTTGCACAAGATCGAGAAGAACAAGGCGAGCATGCGCGCAAAGGTGGAGCATGTGTTCCAGCGCATCAAGCAGATGTTTGGCTATGCCAAGGTTCGCTATCGTGGCCTGGCCAAGAACACGAGCCGACTGTACCTGCTGGCAGGGTTTACAAACCTGCTGCGGGCGGAACCCTACATGCTCGCGTAG
- the guaB gene encoding IMP dehydrogenase, whose protein sequence is MRIVQEALTFDDVLLLPAHSTVLPKDVDLTTRLTRGITLNIPLLSAAMDTVTEGRLAIAMAQEGGIGIIHKNMSIEAQAQQVRLVKKYESGVISDPVTVTPGTSIREVLAITRAHNISGVPVVDGVDLVGIVTSRDLRFETRMDAPVSEIMTPKERLVTVREGAEKEEVQHLLHKHRIEKVLVINDKFHLRGMITVKDIQKSTDFPLACKDERGRLRVGAAVGVGAGTDERIAALVEAGVDVVVVDTAHGHSQGVLDRVSWVKKHYPDLQVIGGNIATAEAAQALVAAGADGVKVGIGPGSICTTRIVAGVGVPQITAIANVREALRNTDVPLVADGGIRFSGDLAKAMAAGAHCVMMGGLFAGTEEAPGEVELYQGRSYKSYRGMGSLGAMQQGSSDRYFQDSESSAEKFVPEGIEGRVPYKGTIVAIIHQLLGGLRSSMGYVGCATIEEMRTKPGFVRVTSAGMRESHVHDVTITKEAPNYRMD, encoded by the coding sequence ATGCGCATCGTACAGGAAGCCCTCACCTTCGACGACGTCCTGCTGCTGCCCGCCCATTCCACGGTGCTGCCCAAGGATGTGGACCTCACCACGCGTCTGACACGGGGCATCACCCTCAACATCCCGCTGTTGTCCGCCGCCATGGACACCGTGACCGAGGGCCGCCTGGCCATCGCCATGGCCCAGGAGGGCGGCATCGGCATCATTCACAAGAACATGAGCATCGAGGCCCAGGCCCAGCAGGTGCGCCTGGTCAAGAAATACGAGAGCGGGGTGATCAGCGATCCCGTGACCGTGACCCCCGGCACCAGCATCCGCGAGGTGCTGGCCATCACCCGGGCACACAACATCTCCGGCGTGCCGGTGGTGGACGGCGTCGACCTGGTGGGCATCGTCACCAGCCGCGACCTGCGCTTCGAGACCCGCATGGACGCCCCGGTGTCAGAGATCATGACGCCCAAGGAGCGCCTGGTGACGGTGCGCGAGGGGGCCGAGAAGGAAGAGGTGCAGCACCTGCTGCACAAGCACCGCATCGAAAAGGTGCTGGTGATCAACGACAAGTTCCACCTGCGCGGCATGATCACCGTCAAGGACATCCAGAAGTCCACCGACTTCCCCCTGGCCTGCAAGGACGAGCGGGGTCGCCTGCGGGTGGGCGCTGCCGTTGGCGTGGGCGCCGGCACCGACGAGCGCATCGCCGCCCTGGTGGAGGCCGGTGTGGACGTGGTGGTGGTGGACACCGCCCACGGCCATTCCCAGGGCGTGCTGGACCGGGTGTCCTGGGTGAAGAAACATTATCCCGACCTGCAGGTGATCGGCGGCAACATTGCCACTGCCGAGGCCGCCCAGGCCCTGGTGGCCGCGGGCGCCGACGGCGTGAAGGTGGGCATCGGCCCCGGCTCCATCTGCACCACCCGCATCGTGGCCGGCGTGGGCGTGCCCCAGATCACGGCGATTGCCAATGTGCGCGAGGCCCTGCGCAACACCGACGTGCCCCTGGTGGCCGACGGCGGCATCCGCTTCTCCGGTGATCTGGCCAAGGCCATGGCCGCCGGTGCCCATTGCGTCATGATGGGTGGCCTGTTCGCCGGCACCGAGGAGGCGCCCGGCGAGGTGGAGCTCTACCAGGGTCGTTCCTACAAGTCCTACCGCGGCATGGGCTCGCTGGGCGCCATGCAGCAGGGCTCCTCGGACCGCTATTTCCAGGACAGCGAAAGCAGCGCCGAGAAGTTCGTGCCCGAGGGCATCGAGGGTCGCGTGCCCTACAAGGGCACCATCGTGGCCATCATCCACCAGCTGCTGGGTGGCCTGCGCTCCTCCATGGGCTACGTGGGCTGCGCCACCATCGAGGAGATGCGCACCAAGCCCGGCTTCGTGCGCGTGACCAGCGCCGGCATGCGCGAGAGCCACGTGCATGATGTGACCATCACCAAGGAAGCGCCCAATTACCGGATGGACTGA
- a CDS encoding DEAD/DEAH box helicase, whose protein sequence is MPKLTPRGWQVDALANWEQANHRGIVSVVTGGGKTVFALSCVDRIRPVATLIVVPTSALLEQWWEEAASYFDLDLDEINIITGSLRFRLGAINIAVLNTAAKLPERMQEQHKCFLIVDECHKAASEQFRSALQVPTFASLGLSATPERQYDDGLKDVLVPALGEIIYSYDYTDALRDGVIVPFELKNIVFELEAGRQAEYDKLSRAIARSISQHGTEAEETIALFLKRARVLNLSLNRIRLALKLVAANRGKRTLIFHEDIEACDLIHGVLSENGVKSGVYHSKLPLRAKAAMLGQYRRGEIDVLVTCRALDEGFNVPETEIGIIAASTATRRQRIQRLGRVVRPAKGKNRASIYTLVATGLEIQRLKEEEERLEGVATVTWSRA, encoded by the coding sequence ATGCCAAAATTGACGCCGCGAGGCTGGCAAGTCGATGCGCTCGCTAATTGGGAACAAGCTAACCATCGCGGCATCGTAAGTGTCGTTACGGGCGGCGGTAAGACGGTGTTTGCGCTGTCATGCGTCGACCGCATTCGGCCGGTCGCGACACTCATCGTCGTCCCGACCTCGGCGTTGCTTGAGCAATGGTGGGAAGAGGCAGCAAGCTACTTCGATCTTGATCTTGATGAAATAAACATCATCACTGGGAGCCTGCGCTTCCGCCTTGGGGCGATTAACATCGCAGTGCTCAACACGGCCGCCAAGTTGCCTGAACGCATGCAGGAGCAGCATAAGTGCTTCCTAATAGTCGATGAGTGTCACAAGGCTGCATCTGAACAGTTTCGTTCGGCACTTCAAGTTCCAACCTTCGCGTCTTTGGGCCTTTCGGCAACTCCTGAACGGCAATATGACGACGGCCTGAAGGATGTGCTCGTTCCAGCACTCGGCGAGATCATCTACAGCTATGACTACACAGATGCACTGCGTGACGGTGTAATCGTGCCCTTCGAACTGAAGAACATCGTCTTCGAGTTGGAAGCAGGCAGACAAGCCGAATATGACAAGCTCAGCCGAGCCATAGCGCGCTCCATCAGCCAGCATGGCACCGAAGCTGAGGAAACGATTGCACTGTTCCTGAAGCGAGCCCGCGTCTTGAATCTCAGCCTGAACCGAATTCGCTTGGCGCTTAAGTTGGTGGCTGCAAATCGCGGCAAGCGTACCCTGATCTTTCATGAAGATATCGAAGCCTGCGATCTGATCCACGGCGTGCTATCCGAAAACGGCGTCAAGAGTGGCGTGTATCACTCTAAGCTGCCGCTCCGCGCGAAAGCCGCGATGTTGGGACAGTACCGACGCGGTGAGATCGATGTGTTGGTAACGTGTCGTGCGCTCGACGAAGGCTTCAACGTGCCCGAAACTGAAATCGGTATCATTGCTGCTAGCACGGCGACGCGGCGCCAGCGTATCCAACGACTCGGTCGGGTCGTGCGACCCGCGAAGGGAAAAAACCGTGCTTCAATCTATACGCTCGTTGCGACCGGTCTAGAAATTCAGCGCCTCAAAGAGGAAGAGGAGCGCCTTGAGGGCGTAGCAACCGTGACGTGGAGCCGGGCATGA
- a CDS encoding diguanylate cyclase domain-containing protein, whose product MPHTRATPYLAAAFTLVIILMLVVAVLGWIRVEALHTQMDHLTQRHAEKLDRMHRMRSIVRERFIRMSLIVSTDDPFLRDEYAQEFGALAREFMAARADVERLTTEPTEVALLEELRRLNALGTPIMVSVVEAGLENQQELALSVLLDQSLPKQERVMAHMDLILDTFQQAYQQALDELAQTREQTRRTFLLTAMVATLLIFIIALNVTGRIQRQQEDLLSEVEARRRTEALLRETQEGLERSVAERTAALRETTARLEDAQRIAGVGHWDWDIERGRLHWSDSIYQLFGLPRQGELASYEHFMAAVHPDDRQILQQAVDRALAGDAPYQVDHRIVRPDGEIRHVREEAEVTRDSTGQPVRMLGTVRDITADIAIQQQLWHLAHHDPLSALPNRNLFRALLDQALERTSRSGKKLAVMLCDLDGFKAINDRHGHATGDQVIIHTARRLKGAIRRSDVAARLAGDEFVVLLEDLNDAEEAVAVAGKLLKDINAPIALAAAEVSVGISIGIAVSPEHGETAETLMAGADAAMYAAKAAGKGSIRLAGD is encoded by the coding sequence TTGCCACACACACGCGCCACACCCTATCTCGCCGCCGCGTTCACCCTGGTCATCATCCTGATGCTGGTGGTGGCCGTCCTGGGCTGGATCCGGGTGGAGGCGCTACATACCCAGATGGACCACCTCACCCAGCGGCATGCGGAAAAGCTGGATCGCATGCACCGGATGCGCAGCATCGTGCGGGAACGCTTCATCCGCATGAGCCTGATCGTGAGCACCGATGACCCGTTCCTGCGCGATGAATACGCCCAGGAGTTCGGCGCCCTGGCACGGGAATTCATGGCGGCCCGGGCGGACGTGGAACGCCTGACCACGGAGCCCACGGAAGTCGCCCTGCTGGAGGAGCTGCGCCGCCTCAACGCCCTGGGCACACCCATCATGGTCAGCGTCGTGGAGGCAGGTCTGGAGAATCAGCAGGAACTCGCCCTGTCCGTGCTGCTCGATCAATCCCTGCCCAAGCAGGAACGGGTCATGGCGCACATGGACCTGATCCTCGACACCTTCCAGCAGGCCTACCAACAGGCGCTGGATGAGCTGGCACAGACCCGGGAGCAGACCCGGCGCACCTTCCTGCTCACGGCCATGGTGGCCACGCTGCTCATCTTCATCATCGCCCTGAACGTGACGGGCCGCATCCAGCGCCAGCAGGAGGATCTGTTATCCGAGGTCGAAGCACGCCGCCGGACCGAGGCCCTGCTGCGCGAGACCCAGGAGGGCCTGGAGCGCAGCGTGGCGGAACGCACCGCCGCCCTGCGGGAGACCACCGCACGGCTGGAGGATGCCCAGCGCATCGCGGGGGTTGGGCACTGGGACTGGGATATCGAACGGGGCCGCCTGCACTGGTCGGACAGCATCTACCAACTGTTCGGTCTGCCCCGACAGGGCGAGCTTGCGTCCTACGAACATTTTATGGCGGCTGTGCACCCGGATGACCGGCAGATACTGCAACAGGCGGTGGACAGGGCGCTGGCCGGCGACGCGCCCTACCAGGTGGATCATCGCATCGTCAGGCCCGATGGCGAGATCCGGCACGTGCGCGAGGAAGCCGAGGTGACCCGTGACAGTACCGGCCAGCCTGTCCGCATGCTGGGCACAGTGCGGGACATCACCGCAGACATCGCCATCCAGCAACAACTCTGGCACCTGGCTCACCACGACCCCCTGTCTGCCCTGCCCAACCGAAACCTGTTTCGGGCCCTCCTGGATCAGGCCCTGGAGCGGACTAGCCGCTCGGGCAAGAAACTGGCGGTGATGCTCTGCGACCTGGACGGCTTCAAGGCCATCAACGACCGGCATGGTCACGCCACCGGCGACCAGGTGATCATACACACGGCACGTCGACTCAAGGGTGCCATCCGGCGCAGTGATGTGGCCGCACGCCTGGCCGGTGACGAGTTCGTGGTGCTCCTTGAGGATCTCAACGATGCCGAGGAGGCGGTCGCCGTCGCCGGCAAGCTGCTTAAGGACATCAACGCACCCATCGCGCTGGCTGCCGCAGAAGTCTCGGTGGGCATCAGCATCGGCATCGCCGTGTCCCCCGAGCATGGCGAGACCGCAGAGACACTGATGGCCGGCGCGGATGCCGCCATGTACGCCGCCAAGGCCGCCGGCAAGGGCAGTATCCGGCTGGCGGGAGACTGA
- a CDS encoding ATP-binding protein — MTQNIDEAELSVGPKAIDAYSRLSYTMWFALAEFVDNSTQSRLNYGTLVNDLLKSEGQPLTISIVHNRQTKEITIEDNSIGMTKADLIAALKIANPTADSKGRSKYGMGMKTAACWIGAKWSVTTCEWGSGEEWTATVDVNAIANHGAKVPLTMKSVSKDAHYTRITITDLRRVIQKRSEETIKTYLGSMYMFDLRPDDKGQVALKLTYNGEEVAPPQDSDWDTDPSGTVMRRDLPELDIDGKKVMGWIGVLRKGGRKFGGFSLFQNNRQIQGFPNAWKPKAIYGGVDDEGANNLVAQRLTGVLKLDGFVVSHTKDAILFEGDEEDKLEQFLVKASLNNPAHLA; from the coding sequence ATGACGCAGAACATTGACGAAGCCGAGCTGAGTGTCGGCCCAAAGGCGATCGATGCCTACAGCCGTCTGAGCTACACGATGTGGTTCGCGCTAGCCGAGTTCGTAGACAACTCGACCCAGTCGCGCCTTAACTATGGAACGCTTGTCAATGATCTGCTGAAGTCAGAAGGACAACCGCTTACGATATCCATCGTGCACAACCGACAGACCAAGGAAATCACGATCGAGGACAACTCGATAGGGATGACTAAGGCAGACTTGATCGCCGCGCTGAAGATCGCTAACCCAACAGCTGACAGCAAGGGCCGATCGAAATATGGCATGGGAATGAAAACGGCCGCATGCTGGATCGGCGCGAAATGGTCGGTGACGACATGCGAATGGGGCAGCGGCGAAGAATGGACCGCTACGGTCGATGTCAACGCGATTGCGAACCATGGCGCGAAGGTCCCGTTGACTATGAAGTCAGTGAGCAAAGATGCGCACTACACGCGCATCACGATCACAGACCTACGCCGCGTGATTCAGAAGCGCTCCGAAGAGACCATCAAGACCTATTTGGGTTCGATGTACATGTTCGACTTGAGACCAGACGACAAGGGCCAGGTAGCACTGAAGTTGACCTATAACGGCGAGGAAGTGGCGCCGCCCCAGGACAGCGACTGGGATACCGACCCGTCTGGCACGGTCATGCGCCGCGATCTGCCGGAACTCGACATCGATGGCAAGAAGGTTATGGGCTGGATCGGTGTGTTGCGCAAGGGTGGTCGAAAATTCGGTGGTTTTTCTCTCTTCCAGAATAATCGTCAAATCCAGGGTTTTCCGAATGCCTGGAAGCCTAAGGCCATTTATGGCGGTGTCGATGACGAAGGCGCCAATAACCTCGTTGCGCAGCGACTCACTGGTGTCCTGAAACTCGATGGTTTCGTTGTGTCCCATACGAAGGATGCGATCCTTTTTGAGGGAGACGAAGAGGACAAGCTGGAGCAATTTCTCGTTAAGGCATCTCTGAATAACCCAGCCCATTTGGCATAA
- a CDS encoding DNA-methyltransferase, whose product MNPFMGRPPSNVAYATAWGRMLHGKSDEILSDGSLARFEGKVNLIFTSPPFPLNRKKRYGNETGESYIRWLCTFGPLFKKMLTPDGSIVIEMGNSWEPGSPVMSTLALRALLEFQSKNDLYLCQEFIWQNPAKLPSPAQWVNVERIRVKDSFTKLWWLSPNEKPKASNQRVLQEYSKSMKDLLKKGSYNAGKRPSEHDIGETSFLKNNGGAIPSNVLTYANTLASDAYQTYCRNNQFQLHPARMPSDLAKFFIKFLTEPGDIVLDPFGGSNTTGCAAENLERFWISIEASEEYIKGSRGRFGNGITLDSFSVF is encoded by the coding sequence ATGAACCCGTTCATGGGGCGACCGCCATCCAACGTTGCCTATGCAACTGCGTGGGGCCGCATGCTTCACGGCAAATCCGACGAAATTCTTAGCGACGGATCTCTGGCGCGTTTTGAAGGCAAGGTGAACCTGATCTTCACGTCACCGCCTTTCCCACTGAATCGTAAAAAGCGCTATGGCAATGAGACGGGGGAAAGTTATATCCGCTGGCTTTGTACGTTCGGCCCGCTCTTCAAGAAAATGCTCACACCGGACGGATCTATCGTGATCGAGATGGGAAACTCTTGGGAGCCTGGCTCGCCAGTAATGTCCACACTGGCACTACGCGCGCTTCTTGAATTTCAGTCCAAGAACGATCTTTACCTCTGCCAAGAGTTTATCTGGCAAAACCCGGCGAAATTGCCGTCACCGGCACAGTGGGTCAATGTCGAACGTATTCGGGTGAAAGATAGTTTCACGAAGCTGTGGTGGCTGTCACCAAACGAAAAACCCAAGGCGAGCAATCAGCGTGTGCTCCAGGAATACAGCAAATCCATGAAGGATTTGCTGAAAAAAGGCTCGTACAACGCCGGCAAGCGCCCGTCGGAACATGACATCGGAGAGACCTCGTTCCTGAAAAACAATGGCGGTGCGATTCCGTCGAACGTCCTGACGTATGCAAACACACTAGCCTCCGACGCATATCAAACGTATTGCCGGAACAACCAATTCCAACTGCACCCTGCACGGATGCCAAGCGATCTAGCGAAGTTCTTTATCAAGTTTCTTACTGAGCCGGGTGATATTGTCTTGGACCCATTCGGTGGCAGCAACACTACGGGTTGCGCTGCAGAGAATCTTGAGCGGTTTTGGATCAGCATCGAGGCATCTGAGGAATACATTAAAGGATCCCGCGGTCGCTTTGGCAATGGCATAACCCTAGATTCGTTTTCAGTATTCTAA
- a CDS encoding helix-turn-helix domain-containing protein has protein sequence MDQITLREFDHLSVPPASTHKADEIKLIREDTRVSQAVFARMLNISVSTVHE, from the coding sequence ATGGATCAGATCACGCTCCGCGAGTTCGATCATCTGAGCGTGCCTCCGGCCTCGACGCACAAAGCGGATGAAATCAAGCTCATCAGAGAGGACACGCGCGTCAGCCAAGCCGTGTTTGCACGCATGCTCAACATCAGCGTCTCCACTGTGCACGAGTAG